Part of the Lolium rigidum isolate FL_2022 chromosome 6, APGP_CSIRO_Lrig_0.1, whole genome shotgun sequence genome, gtaacatataTTCTATATTTTATTGAATAAAATAATGATTAAGGCAATTTTTTGAACTACGTGCGCGCATGTTAAGTCGGTCCGTAGGGAGTAGTAAAAGTCCGGTTTGATGTTCCTAGGGAATCAAATTATGCAATTAGTGAGCTAGTAAGAGTGTAAGACCTACTAAGGGGCATATAAAAATGTCTAGCGTCATGAAATCCAAAGTGCATTAGaccttttttggttttttttttggatctaTTCATAATCTTCAACAAAAACACAAGAAAACCTAAAAGTATTAAAAATTATAAATTGAAGTATTTGGAGCACATAGTGACGACTACAAGCATCGAACAAGCCGAAGGCGCGCCATCATCCTCGTCCCTTCGTCATTGTTAGCCATGCAAAGCTTATCTTATGAGAGCTTATTTTAGTAGATAGATGAAAAGTCtcatcgtgctaaggtcccaaatgAACAACGCGAGAGAGTAGCGGTCGATGAAGAGAATCGTAGATCAGAAGGAATACGGAATCCAACGAGATGTGCCGAAGACAAACCTTCACACGCCCTTCGATGAAGCTAGATGTGTCACCGAAATAGAGGGTATATGGGGAGGACCCTATTCCATCTTCACGGAGTCATCACCGCCACATTTTTTTAGTAGGACACAAACCCTAAACGAATTTAAAAGATAACAAAATGTGGAGTCATCCCGCCTACAACTACAAGGATCGGAATCCACCGTGCCTCTATGACCTGAGGCCACAGGAGACGTGGTAGATCGGTGGCTACGTCGACGGAAGAGAGTAAAACCCTAGTCGCCTTATGTCTCTTACGGGAACAAGGGGTATGCGTCAGTACCTATGATAAATTAACTTAAAAAATCAGAATAGCCACCACGTGGCAGGCACATGATAAAAAAATGACGCAAAGTCTGATCAGCAAAAGATCTCACGAACCAGAAAATCATCTGATCGTCAAATTACTCAAAAAACGTGACTGCCAGAAAACATATGTGGAGGGTCGGTGGTCCCTGGTTTGTGACGGGACGGCGACGCTGCAACGGCCACGCGTGCGCCGGAGCGACACTTGGCCTGGCATGCGACCGAGGCCACCAAAGTGGCTAGCTTGCTGAACCGCTATAAAGTTCTGCAAGGAATGGAACGCGACAACGTACATGCCGTGCGCTCGTTGCAAGCAGAATCTGTCGTCCAGGATTATAAATAGTGAGCTAGCTAGCGCTACGAGTCACGCCATGGTTGGCTTCGGCGACAGAGCCCCACCTTCGTGTGACACTAGACTCTGCCGGCACCACGCGGCGTATTGCGCGTAGCCGCAGGCAGAAAAACGATGCAAATATTTCTCGAAATACGACTCGGACACGGGGCTGGAGACTCGAGCGCGCCAGTTTTTCTCGCAGGACGGGACACACGTCCCTCCCAAGTTCCAAGCCACTGTGCTTTCGGCACGCCACTGGCGGGGTCAAACAGAAGAAACTTCAGATGAATGATGGAATATTGATTGGAAATATCTCCGACAACTTCACATTCACCAGCTTTACGACACAACACAACAAGTCCAACGGGAGTGCACATTTTCTATGGACATGAGGAAAATAGTGGTTGCACCAATGGTTCCACTTAGCTAGAGCACGCATTCTCTTGACACATACGTTTGCACAATTATGACAAACGTAGATATTTATTAATCTAATTTTGCTAAGAGAAATAAAATATAATGGAAGTGTAGGTAGGATTTATGATTTATACCATCATATACTACaccactccctccgttccaaactaCGTTTGAATATTTTAATATGAACTACATAGAGACTGGGATGAGTAAATAGAATAGGCACGCTGAAATACATCTAGATACATGTGATTAAAAAAGGTACAACATTTTATACTGTAATTCAAAATGGACCGATACTATATATCCACAAGGAAATAACCTCGCAAGAGAAGTGTACAAACAAATTATGAAAATGTGTTTCATAGATGATTAGACACATATAGTTGGCAATGGCCATAAGTAACTTTcttttagacggaaggctcgaagtgagcccggctttgaattaacgaagccatcaaccggccaggagttaCACCAAGATTACAACACACACGCGCCAAGCGCACAACCCAAACCGCAACAAAAgacaacacagaaaagcaagccgAAGCGCCATATGATCCAGgaagagggagccttgtcttctgttgcaccggAGGGATCGCGACCGTGTCCACgccaacaaacctccaccgcaccaagacTGCAACTCAAGGGGGAACTCAGCGACGGGCCGGCCACCAGCGCAGCTTGAGGAACCAAAGAAGGGggggtcttgcggcgacgcctccaagaaggtgaatggcgcaagagtgcatcatcgtcgtcggcagagaaggacctgcaaagttttcacccagacccgagagccaccacccatggagctcaggctaggtccagaccaaacacacaacatcatcccccggcattgggataggcacaccggcaagagctgcgaccagacgccgacctagcaaagccccccaaggcgctaggaaggaaatcagctACCGCAGCAAGCCATGTAAAAGCAGCCAGGCCGACGTTGTGAGAGGGCTGCGACACCATCGAGAGGTCACACAGTGTTCCACAAGGCACTACCAGAGAAGCTTACACGAAGCGAGGCCTCCAAGAGGAGCAGATTGAGGCGGAGGGACGGAATCCATCATTTCGAACAGGAGGACCATcatcgggacgccttcaacaagggaacgacacccGCAGGTGACGCCGTCGCCGGCACGAGCCGAAGCCATATGCAGCTTTCGCCGAGGTCCAAACCTGGATAGAAAATCCGGACGCCGTCGCGAGGACGTAGAGCGAACAAGGCGGAGATCACTGCCGCGCCTCTAACCTAAGTCGCACTATGAGCTAGCCCCAACTCGACTCAACCGCAGGAAACACGTGCTGGCTGGTGGAGGGTTCGGCCAGACCCTGCTCTAGGCGTCCAAGACCCTAGATTGGCGGCACCACGAAGTCCACCATCCCCGGCGCGGGAGCACACCGCACAAGCACGACCAAATTGGTCGGAGGGAGAACAGACCGCAGCCGCCGAGGAGCTGCACGATCGAGCCAGCCCAAGGACCACGTCCCAGATGGCTAGCAAGGACGTCGCCCCAACGACTCCAGAATGTGGGGACGTAGCCCCAACGACACCCCACCGCCGGAAGCTCAACCGAGCTCCGACAAGCCCGAACGGGCGGATCGCGAAAACCAGCGCTGCCGGTCCAATCCGGGCACGACCACCAGCCACGACGGAAGGTAGCAGAGGAGGTCCTGCGTGCAGCGCACGAGCGAAGACCACCCAAATCGGCCGGGCCCTCCAGACCCAGATCTAGGCCCGCGGGCCcagatcggccgccgccaccaggaACAGCACAGCGTCGGCTGACGGAGGCGAAGGGCACCACCGCCGCGAGCGCACGCCTCGCCGCCAACCACGGCGGATCCAAGCCGGCTCGGGCCGGAGCCGGCGTCCTCCAACGCCGCCCGGTCGGACCCGCCCCGTCGGGCCTCCCGCACGCACGGGAGAGAGAGgaaccgccgccgccagcaccgcccgggcttttcccggcggctcccgccggcggcggcgggggggagGAGCGAGGAGGGTGGGGAGGGCGGGGACGCCCCGGTCGCCCACGGGGGAGGCGACGGGAGCGAGAGTGCTCTCGCCATAAGTAACTTTCCAAATGTTTTTTTAAGAGTATGCTGAGCGCTGTGACATTTTTTTTTGAAGGCAAAGGTATTTACAGGATCATACTCCTGTCGAGAATGACAGGGAAGAAAGAACACCATACAACTCAAAACTTAAATCGAAATCCTCTTTGACCCATAGGTGTAGCTGCACCCATTGTCTAAAAACTTTTTAGTAAAAAGTATATTTTAAAATGTATAAAAATTCTATAAAAAAAAGTTATAGGTGTACATCTTGATATTCTATATTCACACACTAAGTTTCACAAAGAAATGACATTTTTTATAGGCTCTGTAAAAAGACAATTTTCGGTGATTCAAAATAGCTTTTACGTGACATGCTTTTATCTTTTTTACGTAGGCCACACAAAATGTCCCTTTTCCACAAACTTTTGCAGGTGAACATATAATGTTCAAATGTACATCCGGGACTTTTCTTcataattttttgacattttaggaTAAACTTTAAATGCATTTTTCTTGATAGGTGCATTTAgaactatgagccaaaacaccatctCCTTAAGCTACTACTATATCTCACACTACTATAGAAGACTCCATCTACTTCGGCTCTAGCCTAAGGCACAACTTGAAATGGAGCACACTAAACCGAAATGTGATCCACATTATCTTTCTCATGCAGACATACGTAGCAGGGCGAAGATATATGTATCTTCTTTCAAACCTAACGCGACTTTATGGCGGGTCCGGTTTCCTGAATAACACTTAATTTCTATGAGATAATACAAGAAGCATGCATGGGATCCTACTAAACGCTCACCGCTTGAGAATTTCATTGAGGAAATATTTGTTGGCCAAAGTAGCATTTTTGTTGTTGCAGATTCACACCATCAACAAGAGTATGTTTTGATCACGGAAATGGAAACCGTGTGGATATTAAAaggatttaaaatttaaaaaaaatgttaGTACAAAACAAGAACTACAAATCAGTGAGAAGTTATACAAACAATTTCCTGAATGGAGCGCAAAAGAATAGAATCAACCTACGCGGGTAGATGCAAAAGATGGGTTGTTGTAAAAGCAACTGACCCTAAAATTTGACCGTGTCATTCGTCACAATTACAATCTTACCCAAATCATAAAGAATTGATCTTTTCATTACTacaaagctttttttttttttgcgaaaacacTACTCCAAAGTTGGTTTGGATAAGTTCATATCATTCAAATAAACTTCAGATGAAAAATGTGTTCTTTAGCACTAACTAACATTTAATTGGTAAAACCATGGCCATAGTCAAATCTCGAAAAATCGAGGACCAATATCTTGAGTGAGGAAGCAGAGCTAAAACAACAAAACGGTCATCAGCAGCAGACTTGCGGTAGAGCCTAGAAGCGACACCTGTCCGTTACGGCACGCCCAATCACATTCCTCCACCTCGCTTCCTTGTCGCTCGTGCCTTGCTCCCTCACAAGTCCCGGTCGCCGGCATCCCCTCCTCCGCGCCGGAACACGCAACACCGTCGCCCACCACTCACCACCTCCCACGCCGCTCGCCCACCTGGTACACGTACTCCCGAACCCGACACCCACCCTCCTCGCCACGCTTACTTTTCTTCTGCCTTTCTCCATTGCTGCCCCCCTGATTCGCGCGCGCTACGGTGGTGGGTGGCTCAGTCAGGCGCGTGGCGCAGTTTCTTGGTTGTGACCGCAGTGAACTCGTGATGGCGGCGACGGTGttcgccggggaaggggccgccgcgcgCGGCGGCTGCTCGGCGGAATGCGCCACCGGGAGCGAGCTGCCGCCGGATCTTGGGAGCCGGGAGCGCGGCGGGGACGGTTGCGGCAAGAGGAGCGTGTACCTCATGGAGTGCGTGCCGCTGTGGGGCTGCGCCGCGACGCGCGGCCACGCCGCGGAGATGGAGGACGCGTGCGCCGCCGTGCCGCGCTTCGCCGACGTGCCAGTGCGGATGCTCGCGACCAGCCGGGAGCTGGGCGGGATCGGGGTCGACTTCGACGCCTCCGAGCTCCGGCTGCCGGCGCACCTCTTCGGCGTGTACGATGGACACGGCGGCTCGGAGGTGAAGTTATCTCATTTTCTGATTCTTGGCCCTGACGAAACACATTTGACCGTGAGGCCTCTCTTGCTCTGTTACTCATGCTTCATGTTGTCTGGTGCAGGTGGCAAACTACTGCCGGGACAAGATCCACGTCGTGTTACGAGACGTGCTGCGAGCCGGCAAGGGGCTGGGGGAAGTAGAATTAGGGGAGGTGGATGTGAAGGAACCATGGGAGAAGGTTTTCGGCGATTCTTTCCAGAAGGTCGACGATGAGGTGTCCGGCATGTTTTCCGATTGCTCCAGGGAGCCCCGTGCGGAACCCGTTGCCGCCGATAAcgtgggttccaccgctgttGTTGCGATTGTCTGTTCATCTCATGTCATTGCTGCAAACTGTGGAGATTCACGCGTCGTGCTCTGCCGCGGgaaggagccgattgctctctcGATTGATCACAAAGTACAAACTGGAAATTTACCACTCAGCTAAGTTTATTAATCCAGGTAAGTTATAAAATTTTATCTGATCATGCTTCCATGTTCCAGCCTGATAGGAAAGATGAGCTCGCCAGGATTGAGGCCGCAGGTGGGAAGGTCATTGACTGGAATGGCTATCGTGTCTCTGGTATACTCGCAATGTCACGGTCAATCGGTAAGTTTTTCATGTCCAGTCTATTATATGTATGAAATTATTGATGATGCCAAGCTGGCTGTACAAAAAATGTTTCAAATAAGATTAAGGTCTAAGCATGTTTGTTGTTACTTTTTGaccaatttaaaatttaaaatatagaAATTTGGTAGCCCAACATGTACCGTTGCTATCATGATCTCTAGAAGGCTCTTTAGTAACCTCTAGGAGGCATCTCTTTGTAAGCTACgccagacaaaaaaaaaaaagctccagAACAAGTAGGATCATACGAGGATATGCTCTTGAAGTGTTCTGCTTCTGCCTATGCAGCATATATGGCATTAATTTAATCGGCACAGCCAAACATCCATATAATTACAATAGTAGTAGTCCTATGGCCTTATCGGGGTATTGCTGCATGCCTGCATATGTCATCTGTGATTTCAGTAAACAAGGATACTTGAATCACTGGAAGCCTATATGAAACCATCAGCCTTTGTGctgtcaaaagaaaaagaaaacctaTCACCTTTATCTTAATATTTGCAATCATCTTAAGTCGCTGGTACTAGGTCATTGTGTGAAACATCTAGGTAATATTTGTCATTCTCCATATGAACCTGTGAATACATAAAATTGAATTGGCACCACAATTTTGATCATACATCTTGGATGTTTTTTTCTGTACAAACTGTGCCAATTTCCCTTTCAGGTGCTATTTCAATATATGAGATCATCTGCTATCACGTTACCACATTAGCTCATTTCAAGCAGTAAATTATAACTGTAAATGATCCATTTCATGTACTAGTGACTTGCAACTCCTCATTTTCCCATCTGGGAAAAATCATGGCTACTATTAGTCTGTGTTCCTCATTTTTATCTTGGTTCCTTACCTGGAAATACGGGGATGGGGATGAAGTTGTCTGTGGACTTCAATATGTTCTTGTGAAAGTGTTCGGATTAGGATGCAGATGTCCTTAAGAAGGCCAAAGTAAAATGTCCCCCTTACTGAAGGAACAAAGGTACCCTATATATACTTATGTTGTTATCTGTGCAAGTGCCTCGGATAGTTGTGAACTATGGCCATGGCTAATATTAGATATTAGTTGTTTCTTCCGGTTGGCACCGTCTGAATAGTTCCGTTATTAAAACTTGGACAACTCTGTTTTCCCTGTCCATGTGAGAAGTTAACTAAACTAAGATATTAAACCAGCCAATTTCTCTATGCATTTGTTTGCCTGTCTGAAGTTCCCTTTGGTTTATCAGTTTGAAGCGGAACTCAACATTCTTCTTGCAGGGGACCGATACCTGAAACCATTTGTGATTCCAAAACCGGAAGTCACTGTTGTTCCTCGGGCAAAAGATGATGACTGCCTCATTCTAGCGAGCGATGGTCTATGGGATGTCATGTCAAATGAGGACGCATGCAAAATTGCACGACGGCAGATCCTTCTTTGGCACAAGAATAAAAACGATGGTGCATATTCTGATGAGGGCGGCGGCGAACCCACCATGAACCCTGCTGCAAAAGCAGCTGCTGATTGTCTCGTGAGGCTAGCgctgatgaaagggagcaatgacAACATTAGTGTCATTGTTATTGACCTGAAATCACGAAAGAAGCCTAAGGGCAAATCCTAACATGCTCCTAACTCACCTGACTAGCTGACCGTGGTCTGCGACCAGAGTTTCCTCTGCTAGTCTGCCTTCCTTGCAAGACGTCATGGCTCCATTTTTTCTTCTTCAGATGTCTGCAAGAGTTGTATGTGTATATGCTAATAGGTGTGGTTCCAACGATCTGATGTGCGGGGTGTGTGTCCATGTATACCCCCTTGCCCTTGTGCTTTGGGGCTGTTCGCATTTGTTTTCGGAACATCCTGTAAATGTTATGTTATCTGCATAATAATTGAGCCTTGCAAAAGACTGATATGATTGTCGGAACTCGGAAGTTACATATGTAGCAGGGAATGTGCTTATAGCCTTATAGGTGTTGCTTTCTCTGATCACTACCTTCGTTCTTTTTGACATGAGATCAttaaatgaagaagatggatgcTGATGAAAATGTCCGGACCCCCTTTATGGCTGCTCTCAACATGGTTGAATGTCTGACATATATTGTTACTTTAAAATTTGGTTTTTGAGCACTGAATTTGCTTTAAAAacatttttcgagaaactttgcATACTATTTGATTATGTCAATGAGTATATTCATTTAATTGAATTCATTGTTCAGCCTTGGGAGAAAATTCGCAGCACTCTGATCCGCTAACAGCGTCTAAACAAAAGAATATAGTAAAACGCATGCAAAACTTAGGAGCGTGATTGGTTGCCAATAACGACCTGCCTCGCATGAGTTGGGCCAAAATTCGCGTGTTTGGTAGCCCAGACGGAAGATTCCCTGCACAACACGGTTCTTAAAGCAGCCCAGATGCATGAAAAACTTGGCCTAACAAGAACGCTCGATTCGGCCGGTTTCCCGTGGTCAGGCGCTGGCGAGCGCGGAAGATGTGAATGTTGCCCGCGTCGGGAAGCACGGGAGACGCCGCCGCGCCTCGAGAGGGCGCGCCATAATTCCTCTCACCGCTCATCTCCCCTCTCACTCTCGGCAATTCTCACtcaccctctcctctcccttctctctcATGTCGCCACCGACGATTCTACTGCCGCCGGTAGATCGAAGACCGCCGCAAGCAGGCCTGAGGAGAGGACATTCGGGGACACCATCATGTCGTCGCATAGACGGCCCGCTTCTTCTACCAGTTCAAGATCTGCTCGGCGATGACCTCCATGGTGGTAAGACCCTAATCCAAAGCTTTTAGGCTTGATAGTTCATAGATCTGCTGTTATCTGGTGTTCGATCTACGGTTATTCGCCGCATGCATATTAGATCTGCTCTGATTTGGGTTGTAGTTCGTTCTTATTTTTGTCTAGCTAGATTACTTGCTTCAAATCGGTAGagtggtgttcttgcacattgtTTTGGCAGTAATGAACATGATGTTCTGGCTAGATCTAGGTTTTAGGTTGACATTGTGGCAGATTGGGGTTTCAGTGTTCATCCCGATGATTACATGGTAGCGCTAAGTCCCTGGAGAGATGTTTCTTCATAACCTACTGCCATGATCGAAGTCCGTTGTTTGATATTGCATAAGATTCTGATCAAGCATCTCTTCCACTAGTTAGTGCTACGATTTACGAGGCCTGATTGTACTATAGTTTGTTTAGAACCGAGGCCAAGATGAACTGCATGCACTCAAAGATGAGGTGGCTATGTTGAAGAATGTGCAGCGAACGCAAGCACAAGTGTTGGGGTCTAGGAAGGAAGAgtgggagggagaaagagaggcatTGAGGGAACAAATTGAGGGTCTTAAGCAGGATAAGAAAAAGTTATAGTATGCGATATTTGATCTCCTAAAGCAGGACTTTGCACATAAGGCGGAGCTTCAGAGGATTAGGGCTATATGTGATGAGTGATGAAAGATTTAGTGGCATGTAATATTGGATAATTAAGATTTGTATGAACTCAGATCCATGTATGTCTATGATCTGTTCTATGATGCCAAGATGCCATGATGTGTTTTAGGCCAATGATATGATGTGTGAATGAAATGACACCACAATTGATGGTATCCAACCATGTACAAAGCAGAAACATAACTCAATGTGCCTTGTACTTGGTTGAATAGCATCAATCGTGGTGTCATTTGATTTGAGGCCATATATGTGATTGTTCTGTTGTTTGTGCTATGGCCAATGATTGTTCAGTGGCATAATGCAAGGCAAtgggattgatggcgtgtaacacacacgttcgttgggaaccccaagaggaaggtatgttgcacacagtagcaagttttccctcagaaagaaaccaaggtttatcgaccaggaggagccaagaagcacgttgaaggttgatggcggcgggatgtagtgcggcgcaacaccagggattccggcgccaacgtggaacctgcacaacacaaccaaagtactttgccccagcgaagcagtgaggttgtcaatctcaccggcttgctgtaacaaaggattagatgtatagtgtggatgatgattgtttgcagaaaacagtagaacaagtattgcagcagattgtattcaatgtaaaagaatggaccagggtccacagttcactggaggtgtctctcccataagataaatagcatgttgggtgaacaaattacagtcgggcaattgacaaatagagagggcatgatcatgcacatacatgatatgatgagtattgtgagatttaattgggcattacgacaaagtacatagaccgctatccagcatgcatctatgcctaaaaagtccaccttcaggttatcatccgaaccccttccagtcattaagttgcaaacaacagacaattgcattaagtatggtgcgtaatgtaatcaataactacatcctcggacatagcatcaatgttttatccctagtggcaacagcacatccacaaccttagaactttctgtcacggtcccagatttaatggaggcatgaacccactatcgagcataaatactccctcttggagttaagagcaaaaacttggccagagcctctactaataacggagagcatgcaagatcataaacaacacataggtaatagattgataatcaacataacatagtattctctatccatcggatcccgacaaacacaacatatagcattacagatagatgatcttgatcatgttaggcagctcacaagatccgacaatgaagcacatgaggagaaaacCAGAGGCGGATGCAGGGGGGCGAGCGGTGGCCAGGCCCCCCCTATgcttcgccccccccccccccaacgtaATTTAGCAGGGGCCACTAGGTATATACATGCATTAGGCTTAATACTCCGGCCATTAGCCCAAGGCCTAATACTAATTTCTTAATCCAACTCAGCCCAAAGCAATTAGTCAATGGTTAAAGCCCACATTGGCACGTACGTAATAGCCTAGGGCCTAGGCAAAACAGAAGCGATCGCTTCATGCTGATGCACGGATGCACGGTTGTACGTATTCCTCATCGATCGATTCAGTTTCCCAGCTGTACGAGATCCAATCTGCTTGTTTCGCCACTGCTTAGCCGCcgccgacttcctcttcatctcctctGATAACTGACGGGAACTTCTGCCGTCCCGCGAGCCGCGTCGCCAAACCAAGGTATTGACGTATTCAGGCTCTGGACGTATTGGCAGTATTACTAGATCATGTTCTACAGGATCTGATGTTCTAGTTTGATCACTAAATAAATCCAATCACTACTATGTGCTACTGCTAGTATGTTTGCCAGTTTTAATAGTTTACTAATTATTTTTACTAGTGGAGTTGCCTGTCATGAAGAGGAAGACACCGCCAATTAGTAGTTTTTTCAAGCCTGTTGGTTCGACTTGCAACTCTACAGCTGAAGATGCTAATCCACCCAAGGAGACGGAGATTACAGCAGTTGATGCGCAAACGCCGGATAAAAATATTGAGTCATCTGTCGTAGTCTCAGAACAAGCTAGAGTTGGAAGCACAGCATATGAGCGAGACCCGGGAAAACGTCCACAGATTTGGGATCTGCCTATTGATAAGCAAGTGGAAGCACGTCAGTTCTATGTTTCTGAGGGGCCATACCAGCCATATATGAGAGAGTATCCATATAACACTGATGAACCAAAACATCGTCGCCGGTTCCAATTTAGTTGGTTCAAGCAATTCCCTTGGCTAGAGTATTCACCTTTTTCAAAGCGCGCATACTGCTTGCCTTGTTTTCTCTTTTCAAAAAAGCCAGTTGGAAAGAGTGGCTCAGATACTTTCACGGTTGTGGGCTTCGATAGGTGGAAGAAGGTAAATAGTGGAAAAGATTGTGCTTTCTTAACTCACATGGGTAAAGATGCTAGTTCAGCCCATAACTACTCAACTCGGTGTTTTGAGAATTTTAAAGATGGCACCACTCATATCGACAAGGTGATTGAGAAATCATCCGCAAAAACAATTGCAGATGCAAGATTAAGACTCAAAGTTACAATTGATTCCATCAGGTAAGCAATAATTTATTTCATCTTCTATTACAATATTAACAGTATTGTATATGTTGTCGCATTTAACACACTTTTTTGTGACATGATGCAGGTGGTTAACATTTCAGGCTTGTGCTTTTAGAGGCCATGATGAATCTTCAGGATCCATAAACCAGGGAAATTTCCTCGAACTAGTAAAGCTTCTGGCTTCTTACAATAAGGAGGTGAATGGTGTTGTCTTGGATAATGCTCCTGGAAATGCAAAATACATTGCTCATTCGGTTCAGCAGGAGATTCTTGATTTACTTTCTCGGAAGGTACAAAAAATAATTAGAGAAGAAATTGGTAATAGCAAATTTTGTATAATGGTTGATGAAGCCCGTGATGAATCTAAGAAGGAGCAAATGGCATTGGTACTGCGCTTTGTCAATAATGAAGGGATTATAATGGAGCGTTTCCTTGATGTCGTTCATGTCAGTGACACTGCTGCATTGACTCTCAAGCAGTCAATTTACGCTATTCTAGCGGATAATAATTTAAGTGTGCAAGATATTAGAGGCCAAGGCTATGACGGGGCAAGTAATATGTGAGGGGAGTGGAATGGTCTGAAGGCTTTGATTTTGAAGGATTGCCCTTATGCATATTACATTCACTGTATGGCTCATCAATTACAATTGGCTCTTGTTGCAGCATCAAGAGAGGTACAGGAAGTGCATA contains:
- the LOC124661068 gene encoding protein phosphatase 2C 50-like, encoding MAATVFAGEGAAARGGCSAECATGSELPPDLGSRERGGDGCGKRSVYLMECVPLWGCAATRGHAAEMEDACAAVPRFADVPVRMLATSRELGGIGVDFDASELRLPAHLFGVYDGHGGSEVANYCRDKIHVVLRDVLRAGKGLGEVELGEVDVKEPWEKVFGDSFQKVDDEVSGMFSDCSREPRAEPVAADNVGSTAVVAIVCSSHVIAANCGDSRVVLCRGKEPIALSIDHKPDRKDELARIEAAGGKVIDWNGYRVSGILAMSRSIGDRYLKPFVIPKPEVTVVPRAKDDDCLILASDGLWDVMSNEDACKIARRQILLWHKNKNDGAYSDEGGGEPTMNPAAKAAADCLVRLALMKGSNDNISVIVIDLKSRKKPKGKS